The Brassica napus cultivar Da-Ae chromosome C1, Da-Ae, whole genome shotgun sequence DNA segment GAGAAGCCGGAGGTTTATGGTAGTAGAGGTGGGTCCACGAGCAATGAGGTTGACTACGGTGGAGGTGGCGGCGGGATGGTGGCGATGGAGGTGTTAGGGCATGTGGGGCTAAACGGCAGCGTTTTAGCTGATGGGGACAGTGGTGGAGTCAAAGGTGGTGGTGGGTCCGGCGGCAGCATCTTCGTCATGGCACATAAAATGTAAACTCTTTCTTTAATCTTTGTTAATCGACATCTAattgtttctttctttaatgGGAGAgagttttgattattttaggCTTTGCATTGGTTCACTgatgttaagaaaaaaaaaagatagagaaagagTTATTACTCGTCTGATTCCACATTTGGTGGTTGGTGGTAACTTAATGCAGACAAAGGTTTACCTTTAAATAATGCTGCATTTAGCATCTGTCTTTTTTGAATCcactttggttttgttttctagTGAATTGTGAGAACTTAATATCTAGAAAGCTCCAAATTTTTAATGAGGGTTTTTAGTTACATCTATTGTTAGAAACCATTTACTCTATGTAATGTATTATGCTATTCCCATTTGATGGGCTGATAGAAATGCTTTGGTTGATGCCACAGGGAAGGAAATGGTCGGATAAGTGCATCTGGAGGTGATGGTTATgctggtggaggtggtggaCGAGTATCTGTCCATATATACAGCCGCCACTCTCAGCCGAAAATCTTTATCCATGGTTAGGCTTCAGTTTTGGTCTAATAACCATTCCTTAAATTGACATTATGATGATGATACTCTGCTGGGAATTTTCTTGCCAACTCATATTGATGGTCCCATCTTTTGTTTAATAAGTATTTGTGACAGttcaattgtatttttttatttttgtaggaGGAAGTAGTTTTGGTTGTCAAGAAAATGCTGGAGCTTCTGGGACTCTGTATGATGTTGTTTCAGAGAGCTTAACTATAGACAACGAGAATAAGACAACTTTTACAGACACTCTTCTCTTGGAGTTCCCTTACCATCGCCTTTTCACCAATTTGTATATCCAAAACATGGCAAAAGTTGCTGTTCCCTTGCGTTGGAGCCGTGTCCAGGTTTGTGAAAATTACTAAGATTCTTGACTGTTGTTAAAGATTTTTAAGAATATTGTTTTAGGTACTAAAGAGGTTTATACTATATGTTACTGGACTTACAGGTTCAAGGATCAATAAGTTTGTCAAATGGTGGAGAGTTGAACTTTGGTCTTGCTCGTTATGCTTCTTCAGAATTTGAGTTATTCGCAGAGGAAGTCTTGATGAGCAACTCTGTTATCAAGGTACCTGATTAAACTTGTAAAGACAcatgagtttttgtttttatttcttctgtGTTAGACTATGTGAATCTCTATGCTATGTGGTAGGTGTTTGGGGCATTGCGTATGACAGTCAAAGTGTTCTTGATGTTGAAGTCAAGAATGTTTATTGATGGTGGTGGAGTGACAATGCTGGGGACTTCAATGCTTGATATTAGTAATTTGTTAGTGCTCAAGGTATTCTAATTATATGTTCATCATTTGCTGCTAGTATACAACCTTGATGTCATATAATTGGCTCTTTACTTTTATATAGGAGTCATCTGTGATACAGTCCAATGGAAACCTCGGAGTACATGGGCAAGGTCTGTTACATCTAAGAGGCGCTGGAGATACAATTGAAGCACAACGGCTgattttgtctttgttttatAGCATCAAGGTAATAAAGATAACCTGCATCATATTTCTTGGGCTGTTACATGTAATGTTACTAGGTAAAGGGGTTGACACTTTCATATATGGTTGTGAAGGTTGGAGCTGGAGCGGTCTTGCGTGGTCCTTTGCAGAATACATCAACTGGTGGCCTGTAAGTTCCGAAGGTTCGGATGATCCTTCCACATAAGTCTTTAATCTCTTataacattttgttttgttgttgtacTGAGcctgctaatttttttttatgtttggttttgtttttaagtACTCCAAAGCTTTACTGTCAACGAGAAGATTGTCCTGTTGAGCTACTCCACCCGCCGGAGGATTGCAATGTCAATGCATCACTTCCATTCACTCTTCAGGTGCTTGCTTGTTCACAGAATAAATATGAATATGATGAGTGAATATGTTCTAATAGTTTTCTCTGTTGCAGATCTGCCGAGTTGAAGATATTACTGTTGAAGGTCTCATCAAAGGGTCTGTTATACATTTCCATCTGGCTAGAACCGTCGTTGTCCGCTCTTCTGGAACAATAACTGGAGATGGGATGGGTAAGGCACACATACTCattgaagatttttttcttatgtgatATGAACAAGTTTTTTGAGAGATTTAATTATGAACACAGGCTGCAAAGGTGGAGTTGGGACAGGTAGGTTTCTTAGAAGCGGTATTGGGAGTGGTGGTGGACATGGTGGTAAAGGTGGAAGCGGGTGTTACAATCATACTTGCATTGAGGGTGGAGATGCTTATGGAAATGCAGATCTACCTTGTGAACTTGGCAGTGGAAGTGGAGATGAAGAGTCATCAGATTCAGTTGCTGGTGGAGGAATCATTGGTAAGTCATGTTGCACATTTAgtattcaatttttttcaatatttattgtttctgtaatgttttttttttcttaccaaTTTGTGAAGTGATTGGTTCACTTGAGCACCCACTCTCAAGCTTGTCACTTGAGGGAACGATAACAACCGATGGTGAGACTCCCAGGAAGACGCTTAAAACCATAAGTAACACAAGTCTAGGACCCGGTGGTGGTTCAGGTGGAACAGTACTTTTGTTCTTGCGCTCACTTGACATAGCTAAGTCCGCTATTCTCTCTAGTACTGGGGGAAACGGTAGTCTAAAGGGAGGTGGTGGGGGAAGTGGTGGAAGGATTCATTTTCATTGGTCAGATATTCCAACTGGTGATGTTTATCATCACATTGCCAACGTAAAGGGAAGAGTTTATGTAAGGTTTGtcactaaaaaaaattcattcttTTGTtatattctaatttattttcttaatgcaTTCTCAAAACATAATGTATGATTTGTATTATTAATTTACAGAGGAGGGTTGGGTGCAAGTGAAGACAACGTTGGAGAGGCAGGAACTTTGACTGGTAAAGCTTGTCCAGAAGGCCTCTATGGTCTATACTGCGAGGAATGTCCAGTTGGAACTTATAAGAATGTTACTGGATCTGATAAAGCTCTGTGTAGTCTTTGTCCAGCTAGAGATCTTCCCCACCGTGCTGTATACATCACTGTTCGAGGTACTTTTTTGTATGAGAAACACTGGGCGGTCTATGAGCTTGAATTAAATAACTTTGATTACTTGTTTCTTGACAGGTGGTGTTGCGGAAGCTCCTTGTCCATATCAATGCGTTTCGGATAGATACCACATGCCGCATTGTTACACTACACTTGAGGAGTTAATATACACATTTGGTGGACCTTGGCTGTTTGGTATTCTTCTGGTAGTTTTGCTCCTTCTACTAGCACTTGTTTTCAGCGTTGCCCGGATGAAATTTATAAGTGGCGAGGAGGTACACGGAGCTACCACAACTCATCATGGCTCTCAGATTGATCACTCATTCCCATTCCTTGAGTCTTTGAACGAGGTTTGCTTAGTTACTCATTTTTCATGTGAATGGAACATAACAATTGAGGAAATAGTATTTGGTTGCTTAGTTTCCTTTTATAGTTAATATTTGTGTTTATGTTTATTTAGGTGATGGAGACAAGCAGGGTGGAGGAATCACAGGGACACATGCATAGGATATATTTCTTAGGTCCTAATACTTTTAGTGAACCTTGGCATCTTTCTCATACTCCCCCAGATGAAATAAAGGAGATTGTGTTAGTTACTTATTACCTTTTTTGACTATAGTTTAGTTCATGCCTGAAACTTGTTTGTGAAATACATTTTGCTTTGGTCTCCTTACttgactttttctttttttaggtATGAGGCTGCGTTTAATGGATTTGTTGATGAGATCAATGCTATAGCTGCATACCAGTGGTGGGAGGGTGCGATATACATCATGCTTTCGGTTCTTGTCTATCCTCTAGCGTGGTCGTGGCAGCAATCACGGAGGAGGCTGAAGTTTCAGAAACTCCGTGACTTTGTTCGATCAGAATATGACCATTCTTGTCTACGCTCATGTCGTTCAAGGGCATTATATGAGGGGCTAAAGGTACATACTCTATCCATTAGAAAGAAAGATAAATTGCTAAAAGTAGTTTTACGTGAGAATAGGACAAGTTGTATTAGGATTTTAGGACATCTCCAATGCTATTCtatattttactccaaaatagaGTGGAAAATGGAgcaatgaacaaaaaaaatattacaccatttttttttttgtctgttcATCATTCCATTTCTCACtctattttggagtaaaatataGAGTAGGGTTGAAGAGCGTTGTAAGCTTATATTCTCCTCAAGTTGCATACAGTATCATGTTATATTGACCTTTTTTAGTATCATtggttacaaatttaaattaaatttgtgaTGTGAATGTGCAGGTAGCTGCTACTCCTGACTTAATGCTAGCTCATCTAGATTTCTTCCTCGGTGGCGACGAAAAGAGAAACGATCTTCCACCTCCTGTTCATGAAAGATTCCCAATGCCTTTAGTTTTTGGAGGCGATGGAAGTTACATGGCTTATTACTCACTCCAAAGCGACGATATTCTAACCAGTCTTTTGAGCCAGGTTCGGTCTTTTCTTGTTACATAAGAGTTGAGTGTCAATGTCATACTGAACTTACCTTGTTTTCTGTATAGTTGGTTCCACCAACCACTTGGTACCGCTTTGTTGCTGGCCTTAACGCTCAGCTGCGCCTTGTTCAGCAAGGGAAACTAAGGTCAACTTTTCGCTCGGTTATGAGATGGATTGAGACTCACGGAAACCCTGCCTTGAAAAGAAACGGTGTACGTGTCGACCTAGCTAGGTTCCAGACCTCTCCTTCCTCGTCTTGCCAGTATGGAATCCTTGTTCAGACCACTGTAGATGATGTGGCATCACCAAGAGATGTTAATGAGACAGAACAGCAGCATCCTTGGTAAGAAAAACTTCACCTCGCTTCTCTCTGATGTTTATTTGTTATAAAGCCAAAGATGTAGACTCATTCTTTGAGTTTTGAATATACAGGGGTGTACAAATTGATAACTCGTCTGGTGTGCATTTCACACAGTCTCCAACTAGCTCAATCAATCACTTCAGGCACCGAGACGGCGGAGAGATCATAGACATTGGTAGCTTGCAGTTTctcaaagaagagaaagatgTCATCTCCCTACTCTCCTTCTTGATTCATAACACAAAACCTGTTGGCCATCAGGTAAAAGCCTCTCTGTGATTTCAAACATTATtgcattctctttttttttttacttaccaAAGGTTTTTTTGAAATGTGGTGTGATGACAGGATCTGGTTGGTTTGGTTATCTCGGTGCTGCTTCTAGGAGATCTAACTCTAATGTTACTCACGCTGCTCCAACTCTACTCTATAtctgtgctggacgtttttctCGCTTTGTTTATTTTACCTCTCAGCATCCTTTTCCCTTTCCCTGCTGGAGTCAGCGCTTTGTTTAGCCATGGACCAAGGCGTTCTGCTGGACGCACTCGTGTCTATGCCTTGTGGAACATCACATCTCTGGTCAATGTCGTAAGTACTTGTCTTCTTTATGAAAATACTTTCCGCAGAATTAgataatacaaaacaaaagaaaacagacAAACTTGTGGATTTGTACTGATATTGTTGGTTAATTTAACAGATTTAAACCGATTTAAACCAGTTTAAATcgatttaagattttttttctaaaatcgtTTTAGCTAGGACCTAGTTACTGCCTAGGTGGGCGGCGCATACACCAATTTACTACTCTTCTTAAAGCTTAATATGGACCTTCTCTTGTTTCTGCAGTCTCATTCACCTTCTATTACATGATTAAAAAACTTTTGTGCAGGTTGTTGCGTTTGTGTGTGGATATATTCACTATCATGGCTCATCAGCTGGAAAAAAGATTCCATATCTCCAGCCATGGAACATTAGCATGTGAGAAGGACCTTTAAATCTCAAATCTTATAATAACACATTCATTCTTCCGACATCAACtaacattttgtttttgcagGGACGAGAACGAGTGGTGGATATTCCCGGGCGCTTT contains these protein-coding regions:
- the LOC106377576 gene encoding uncharacterized protein LOC106377576; this translates as MMRFVFFFIVLYVLTANPKLIASWDESPIRFYNPPTPSPAPSPEPSPDDESSLSCVDDLHGVGSLDTTCKLVADLNLTRDHYISGKGNLDVLPGVRLVCNIPGCSLTVNISGNFSLAENSTVIAGSFRLAAENADFAVGSAVDTTGLGGEPPSGASGTPEGVDGAGGGYGGRGACCLSDTTAKLPGDVWGGDVYGWSSLEKPEVYGSRGGSTSNEVDYGGGGGGMVAMEVLGHVGLNGSVLADGDSGGVKGGGGSGGSIFVMAHKMEGNGRISASGGDGYAGGGGGRVSVHIYSRHSQPKIFIHGGSSFGCQENAGASGTLYDVVSESLTIDNENKTTFTDTLLLEFPYHRLFTNLYIQNMAKVAVPLRWSRVQVQGSISLSNGGELNFGLARYASSEFELFAEEVLMSNSVIKVFGALRMTVKVFLMLKSRMFIDGGGVTMLGTSMLDISNLLVLKESSVIQSNGNLGVHGQGLLHLRGAGDTIEAQRLILSLFYSIKVGAGAVLRGPLQNTSTGGLTPKLYCQREDCPVELLHPPEDCNVNASLPFTLQICRVEDITVEGLIKGSVIHFHLARTVVVRSSGTITGDGMGCKGGVGTGRFLRSGIGSGGGHGGKGGSGCYNHTCIEGGDAYGNADLPCELGSGSGDEESSDSVAGGGIIVIGSLEHPLSSLSLEGTITTDGETPRKTLKTISNTSLGPGGGSGGTVLLFLRSLDIAKSAILSSTGGNGSLKGGGGGSGGRIHFHWSDIPTGDVYHHIANVKGRVYVRGGLGASEDNVGEAGTLTGKACPEGLYGLYCEECPVGTYKNVTGSDKALCSLCPARDLPHRAVYITVRGGVAEAPCPYQCVSDRYHMPHCYTTLEELIYTFGGPWLFGILLVVLLLLLALVFSVARMKFISGEEVHGATTTHHGSQIDHSFPFLESLNEVMETSRVEESQGHMHRIYFLGPNTFSEPWHLSHTPPDEIKEIVYEAAFNGFVDEINAIAAYQWWEGAIYIMLSVLVYPLAWSWQQSRRRLKFQKLRDFVRSEYDHSCLRSCRSRALYEGLKVAATPDLMLAHLDFFLGGDEKRNDLPPPVHERFPMPLVFGGDGSYMAYYSLQSDDILTSLLSQLVPPTTWYRFVAGLNAQLRLVQQGKLRSTFRSVMRWIETHGNPALKRNGVRVDLARFQTSPSSSCQYGILVQTTVDDVASPRDVNETEQQHPWGVQIDNSSGVHFTQSPTSSINHFRHRDGGEIIDIGSLQFLKEEKDVISLLSFLIHNTKPVGHQDLVGLVISVLLLGDLTLMLLTLLQLYSISVLDVFLALFILPLSILFPFPAGVSALFSHGPRRSAGRTRVYALWNITSLVNVVVAFVCGYIHYHGSSAGKKIPYLQPWNISMDENEWWIFPGALFLCKVLQSQLVNWHVANLEIQDYSLYSDDSELFWQS